The nucleotide window CCTCCTATTATAAGAGGGGAgacaatccaaccgttacccccgctcagccccgcacagggcggtactaccgttgtGGCCATCGGTACTACCGTTCCACCTCGCGGTACTGCCGCGCAGTGAGAAGAGAGCGAGAAGCAAAGCATGACCTGGACccagggcggtactaccgtggtGATAAGGGCGGCACTACCGCCACTATTGCCGCATCAAGTGCGGCAGAACCTGACACGGGAGGGGAACcctcgaatcgaggcggtaggagctcggagccgcagcggtactacggctgagagcttcaagcggtactaccgctggggttcgcggtactaccgctgggaccagaTCTCAGGGAGAAAGCTGCAAGGGAGCCTTCAACGAAGGGAAAAGCTCAGAGGGTGCAAATGGgttgtgtacgtgttgattccaccctagcctAACCAATGCggatcccctcttgatagtacggtgactctTACGACACAAGACCACCAAAACTGAATTGAAAGGGCTACACCGTCTTCGCTTCAAACTCTAAGGGGAGGGAATCGTCTCgccaaaggatgaatctctgaaatactcaacgcacatgattagtccgcaaatatgttgtcatcaatcaccaaaactatttagagagaaacatgCCTTAACAACTTGTCTGATCCAACTCAAAAGCTTGTCACCATTGAAACAGGGGAAAACCATTTTATGAACTTTGGAAATGCTTTTCATAAATTGAGCAACACGTTCATATTTATATCAAATTTTACTGTTAATGTGTTTTCGAGACTAAACTGTGTAACTGTAACTCCCTCAATTGTAACTGTGCTAGAGATTCACCTTGATTTTCAATTTTCTTTCCGATTGCAGTCTACACTTGCACTTGTGGTGGTTCCTTCTCAATAGTTACAGAGGTAGAAGTTGGACATCGAGGGATTGGAGGGTGGGCAGTTTCACCTTGCACTTTATTGAGAATTGAGAAGATCTCGGCCTACACCTCTGAGTTTGTCTCTACCAGTAATTCTGCCTTGTCGATCTGCTTCTCCAGTGACTCCACCTTGACCAAACACGTGTTGATTTCGTCAGTCTGTTCATGGATCTTGTCTTGCTTGAGCCCCATCACTGTCACCTCATCACGCGGAGCATCCCGACTATTCGGTGATCTCGTTGTGTTTCGTGCGAGTGCCCATGACCGGGTCGAACACAACTCTGGAATTTTACCACGGGAAGTACTCGAAACCCTTGTCAGTGACCCACCTTTCCACCGCCGAAAAATGACCACCCTAATTGAAAACAACGAGTGGGATTTTACCAAGACGAAACCCAACAGCCGCTGCCCCGATCATTGCACCCTCAAGGAATTGACTGGCTATTGATACCAACTGATATGATCATGATATGATCGACATGAAATACACATGAACTAACTCGATTTACTCACGGATACTCGTTTAAGTTTGGATACAAACCGACGATCAACCAATTCTACCAAGTAGTTTTAGGATTCTACACTAGAGCTAGCTATTACAACATGGAGAAGAGGTAAGATACCGATCCACCGATTGTGGAGGGGTTTATAGCTAGGGGAGATAGAGGGTGATCATGACACACAAGCAATAGCGTGACGAGCAAGTACACTGTAGCACAAGCCGAGGTGATGGCAACGACGTGAGGACGAACAGAGAAGTGCGCTTGGTTCATCTCACGCCTTGATCGCCCATTACTCGAACGAATCCAGAGCGTCCATCCATTTTTTGTAATGATTCATCAGTTCTTCATGCCAAGTGTCCATTTCTTCTTAACTTGAAGTGCAGAGTTTCACAGTCCGACACACACAGATACAAACTTCTTGCGAGAATCAAATGGAATCGAATACGGTGCCATTTAGGAAAGCCACGGAAAAAGCGAGAGCATAGCCCGGCACTTTCCTAGCGACGGCACGAATCGTGATGCGCCATCCGACGGTCCCAGCCAGTTCGGGCACCCACGGCACCGGGCTAAAATCCCCTCCCGACTGCTCCGCCGCCACCCCGACCGTCCACCGCCCCCTTCTTCTCTCCCACCAACCTCACTCGAGGTCTCGAAGCGGCGCAGCTAGGGTTAGCTCCGGCCACGAACCCCTAAACCCTACCACTCCCCCACCGCCATCGCCGACTCCTAGCAGGCAATTTAGCCGCTGCCCCTCGCCGCCCGCTTCGATCCGGGGCTAGGGTTCTGCGGTTCTCCGAGCCCCGTTCGGGCGCCGGGGTGGTGGTGGTCTCGGGCGGCGGTATGGCGGGGTACGAGGAGGAGAACCTGAACGCCATGAACGGCtacgaggaggacgaggaggtggaggaggaggtcgaagaggaggtagaggaggaggaggaggaagaggaggcggaggagaGGCCCGCCGCCGAGGGATCTCGAgatggaggaggtggaggggaTGCCGTTGGTAGCGGAGACGCTGGCGGCGTGCAAGGCGGTAGGGACGTGCCTGCCGAGCCCGCCGACGGGTCCGGGTGAGTTGGTTGCGCTTTTAGGTTTTGGTTTGGTCCGTTGGACTGGATGAGGTTTGGTTAACTCGTTTGGTTTGGTCTGTGCTTCTCTACAGGAAAATTTTCGTTGGGGGTGTAGCCTGGGAGACAACCGAAGGTAGATAAGTAATTCCTGTACAGCGTGTTTGGCAAAAAATGGGAAGGGGAATGGGAGTTTAATGTAGGGAGTTGTATTGAGATTAGACATGGGATGAGTCGTTTTATTCCCAATCATATGTTTGGCGCATGATGAAAATTATGTATGAGAGTTTGATGAGAAATTGTATTCCCGTGTTTGGTTCGTGGGAATTGACAAGGAAATAGACAAGGGAAATTAACGTAAGTTATGATGAAGGGCTAAGATTGACTCACTAAAACAATTCCCTTCCAACTCCCACCCCCTCCCCTGTTAATAAAACGGTGGGAGTTGGAGTCTCAAGTCCCATGACTATTCCCTTACCAATTCCCAATCCCCCTAACCAAACAATAGATTTGAAGTCTCGTACCCCTTCAATTCCCATTCCCTAGCTCTAACTACCCCCAACCAAACATGCTGGTAGGGTATTTTGCCAAGGATGGGACGATTTTAGTTTTTAGACTTGTCATACAAAATGCTCCAGCTGTGGGTGATTGATTACAAACATTTGAAAAGAGTTGAGAACAAAATAGTAGTTAGGTGCATTAGATCAACATAAAACTAACTCGTTTTACATTTACAAGAGAAGTGCATCTCAACGTCATTTCATAGCTAGGCTTAGATTGTCTGATCCACCTCATCACATGGAATACAGTGTAGTTCTGAATTGCTTATTTCTTCTGCTGTAAGAAGCTTATACATTGTTTTCAGCCGTATATTTTCACTGGGCAAGAACCAGAATTAGAATTTAGTGATCTGTGGGCCAACCTACTCCCAGTGATCCTTTAGTTCGCACATTAGTCAAGAAAAAGGGAACACAGAGCAAGAATATATGGCTACACATTTCTCCTTATTCTATCTAGAGCCATTTTGGTGTCTGTTATTAACGATTAAATTCTCCATTCCTGCATGCCTGGCTAGCTTGCTTAGGTGGAACATGTATTTTCATGAATGGTGCCATCATCAAGAAATTAATTAATCTGAGGGAAACTTGTGTGGGAGTTGTGAGATACTGAGATCAGTTTGCTTAGATATCCAAAAAGTGTTGAAATTCTGAACTTTGTGTTACAATGTTCACACAAACTTTTTGTTACATGGAGTGGAGGGAGTACATTTCAGGTCCAAATTTTATGCACATATAAAGAAACGAAAACAATAAATTTGGCTCTAAATAGTACTCCCTCCACTCCATATTGCCCAGCGTTTTAGTGTTTTAGCTCTAGGACGCATAACGATCAGGGCAAAGTGTGGATAAAATCATAAAATTGTGCTGAATGGGTGATTATACCCTCAAAACTCAGAGTAACCTCTCTCTCTTTCTCAGCAGCCTTTGGCCATAACTGGCACTGGCCTCTTTCCCCTCACATGTCGCTTCACTCCTATCCCTCATGTtcccccatgcatgcatgcagtgTAATTGACTTCCGGTTGCTAATGGGAAGGGGTGAAATAGGTAACCAATTGGGAGACAAACACAATATGCTGggtaattttaaaaataaataggAAGTATTGAGGAACAGAGGGAGCAAATGAACAGTTTTAGCTACTACTTATAGCCAAGTTTGTCCTTTTAGTTTCTCTATATGTATGGATTGAGTGTGGATTTGAGATTTTGTTTCATGTTAGATGCCTCTTTTATGAATGATGTATTAAATTCTCAGAATTTTAACGGCTATGAATGATGGTATTGATAATCGACTAATTGTAATTGGGTTGTGTTTGGACTGCTATGTGTGCTGACTGCTGTTTAGGAAGCTGAAATTCTTTTGTCACGTTAAATTAGGAAATTGTGATCCATAACGAGTTGACTTGGGTAGGGTAAAGGTCTGAAAGTTGGGGATAGGGGAAAGGGAACTTACTTCCAAACTACAATTATGCAGAAAATTCCGTAGTGTATGTTTCCATGATAATGTTCTGTCTGCGGTCATGTTGTAAGGTTAGCCTGGTTTATTCATACCTTGCTGTTGTTTGAGTCCAACAAATTATTCTCATGTATCTCACTTTCAGATTTTCAGTGGTTGTGCCGGTTAATACTATGTGGTTATTTGAATCTAACAAATGTTTCTCACATATCTCATTCAGTGCTGTACTGCTGTTTAATTTATATACTTTGGCAGAGGAGCTTGGTCATAGGAGTATTATAGTTTTGATGTCACAGTGATCAGTTTGCAGTCTGATAAGGGGTGCTACTTGTTCATTAATGATACTCTGCTTCTGTTCTTTAGCCGTCTGTGATTAAACTCCTGTGTTTGTTAACTTTTGAATGGTGGAGCTTACCAGTTTTATAGGAGAAAACTGCTGTTACAACTTTTGACCATTGGAGCTTACAGTtagttactccctccgtccaaaaaaGCTTGTCTTTCAAAtagatgtatctagcactaactttttcgggacaagctttttcggacggagggagtactagttaaACACAAAAAAAGAGGAGCAGAATCTGGACATTTGAATTCACTAAAATTTATGAAATCATTGGAGAAAATATTAATAGTGTCAATTGTTTCCATCAATATTGTCGTTACACAAGTTATGATTATTTATTATCCATTGCTTAGTTTGGCATTCTCACTCCGTATTTGATTGTCTGCAGAACATCCACCAAGCATTTTCAGAAATATGGAGCTGTAACTTATGACTCATTTTTTTGTGTGCAGAAAAATTCACCAAGCATTTTCAGAAATATGGAGCTATAACTGATTCTGTGATCATGAAAGACAAGCATACCGGGATGCCTCGTGGATTTGGATTTGTTACATTTTCTGATCCATCTGTGATTGACAGGGTTCTGGAGGATGAACATACTATAGATGGAAGAACGGTAAGGCCTCCTTTGTTGACAGATAGGTGAAAAGGCTCTTCTATGTTGTAGCATTAACAACCAAAACATGCAAATCTGAGTGGGTCTGTTATACATTTTTTTATCTATTAAGGTTGAAGTCAAAAGAACTGTGCCTAGAGAGGAGATGTCAACAAAAGATGCTCCTAATAAGACAAGAAAGATCTTTGTTGGTGGCATTCCAGCATCACTAACTGAAGGTACATATAAAAGCAAAAAGTGTTTTCTGTGTGCGAGCAATTTTTTTGAACTTGGTCACAAGTATTAAGTCTTAACCACTTGAATACTCCCAAGTCCCAACGTTAACATACACTAAGTTTTGAACATATTTGTTTCATGTGAAACATGTCTGACTCGAATTTTTTCAGACAAGTTAAAGGAACACTTCTCCTCATATGGGAAGGTGGCTGAGCATCAAATCATGGTTGACCATagcactggccgttcacgaggcttTGGCTTTGTTACCTTCGAAAGTGAGGACGCTGTTGAAAGGGTTATGTCAGATGGGAGAATGCATGATCTTGGAGGGAAGCAGGTCACCAGCTTTCTCTTGTTATCTATGAAAATTAATATTTTTCTCTTGCTCCAGTTATTAGATTCAGTAGCGCTAGCGactgctgttaatgttgctgttGAATTTTCAACCATGTCAATCATCGTTCCGTCCTGTGTTATTTTAGTATCGAGATAGTTGAACATGTACTGTCAAACTGCACAGTTTTGTAACTCATAGCTTAGTACACCCTCTGTTAattaatataagatgttttggcGGTTTAATATGAACTGCCAAAACACCTTATATTAATGAACAAAGGCCATAGTATTTAAGAGGTGTTTAATGGAGAGGGCGGCATGTTGGCTCCTGGGAGCACATGCTAAATTGGAAAAAAATGCTTGAAGTTTTAGAAGAATCTGATCTTTTTTACGGCAAACATGTCAGTGCCTTTTGAGTGCATGCAATTTATTGCGAAGTGACGTGTTGTGATCTGGAAAAAAAAACTGTGCTCTAAACAGCTTTAAAAATGGCCTTTTTACAGCACATATTTTGTCCTTCTCACCAGACAACATGTCATTTCTTCATGAAACTTTGCATGCGGGTAGAAAACAGGAACATGTTTATAATTTATTTTTGCAGTTCTTTTTTTGTATTTATCTGTTCATCTGCGAGCATTTGGGGCCAGGCTCAGTTTTGAATATCCACATCAAAACCAAAGTTACTCTTACTCAGAATGCATTATTCATGTCAACTCTAGTCTGTACTGAGGTAGCACTTTGTTTTTAGCATGGAAGAAACTATTGAATATTTCTTTGTAAATCTCTGTATGATTTTCATCTGCATTTTCAAGAGAATGTTACT belongs to Triticum urartu cultivar G1812 chromosome 7, Tu2.1, whole genome shotgun sequence and includes:
- the LOC125525841 gene encoding heterogeneous nuclear ribonucleoprotein 1-like isoform X2, whose product is MEEVEGMPLVAETLAACKAVGTCLPSPPTGPEKFTKHFQKYGAITDSVIMKDKHTGMPRGFGFVTFSDPSVIDRVLEDEHTIDGRTVEVKRTVPREEMSTKDAPNKTRKIFVGGIPASLTEDKLKEHFSSYGKVAEHQIMVDHSTGRSRGFGFVTFESEDAVERVMSDGRMHDLGGKQVEIKRAEPKKPGGGDSSSNSRHSHGGGGNRSSYRGGGGGGGGGRSAISSSSGYGYGADYRSAAAAYYGSAGYGAYGRGYGAYGGNPAYGSGFGSAYGGSIYGGPYGAYGAYGGAYGGGAYGAPGGYGAGAGGYGGYGGTGSMGGGGSVSGRGSGRYHPYGK
- the LOC125525841 gene encoding heterogeneous nuclear ribonucleoprotein 1-like isoform X1 codes for the protein MAGYEEENLNAMNGYEEDEEVEEEVEEEVEEEEEEEEAEERPAAEGSRDGGGGGDAVGSGDAGGVQGGRDVPAEPADGSGKIFVGGVAWETTEEKFTKHFQKYGAITDSVIMKDKHTGMPRGFGFVTFSDPSVIDRVLEDEHTIDGRTVEVKRTVPREEMSTKDAPNKTRKIFVGGIPASLTEDKLKEHFSSYGKVAEHQIMVDHSTGRSRGFGFVTFESEDAVERVMSDGRMHDLGGKQVEIKRAEPKKPGGGDSSSNSRHSHGGGGNRSSYRGGGGGGGGGRSAISSSSGYGYGADYRSAAAAYYGSAGYGAYGRGYGAYGGNPAYGSGFGSAYGGSIYGGPYGAYGAYGGAYGGGAYGAPGGYGAGAGGYGGYGGTGSMGGGGSVSGRGSGRYHPYGK